The genomic interval AATTATatgattgaaaatatattactttttgttgtgttatttctctttctatatCAGTAATCTCTGTCTATGGTATCCCATATTTCCCAGCCCAATTGCAATAACACATCTTGTTTGCAGTTCTATTTCTCATGTGCAATTTAgcaatatttttctttggtcATTTTGTTTAACCATTTTCCTGTAATTTCGCATGTGGGGACTTGGGTTAGAAATGGAGCAATGTCTTGTTTTAGTATGAAATCagtatgtaaaataaaaattacacttatttatatattttaaattaattttatttataattgatatagAATTTTTATCACAAATGAAAGATTGatatcaaatataaatctaatttaagaGTGTATTACAAATAACTTATGATTTCacgttaaaataaaaattagaaagataaagCAAATGATATGTAACTAAAAggtgtaattaatatttttcctttacaACAGGAAGTTGTGGTAACAATTACATCCAAATTACAcggtattttttaatttttttcttctaaaattacccttttatttttaataaatatttaaaaaataagaccCACCATGTCACTTgattgtaaaaagaaatatatcgtgtcaaagtattatttttgaCATTCAAAAGATTTGTTGGCCACTTGTGTGAAACTCCACAAGCTCTGTGCTTACTCGTGTTCTCAATGTCAAGCGACTCTGAGAGGCTTGTCAACAGATGTGCAAAAGCTAAAATACATGTCAGtgttcaatataattttttttttacaatatttttataattgtttatgtgGTAGTGTATGATtattctgttttaaatatatggattaataaaataatgacacataatatattattaaaaaattgttaaaaaaatatcattatctaaaaataaaaataaataagtatgtTCAATATGATGAAAAACAAGAAGATAGGCTCTACATACAGGATATATAGGATATGATCCCATATTTAACAAGTTTCTAAAATCTGACACTGCTAACTAAGTTTATTTAAAGCAAACAactttaactaaataaaaaagaataaaacaactaaaattttTAAGCATGAATGATGAAGCGACAGTAGTTAAAGTACAACTTCAACACTCCTCTTTGTTTTGGTTGCTACAAACtctaataaaaaactaaaacttcTTTTTGGTAAAGACTTACAGTGTGTATGAAGCGATTATATGGTTGAAGTGAATTAATGAAgacaaaatttattgtttaatcgTGTTTGGAATGAGGGAATTGGGACTGACTCAAGACGATGATTTGCaggatatattattttttatcaaggATGATATGATCATATTTAAGACGATTTAACTGTAAATATCAATTTTGTCctaaaaaacacaattttaatttgttaaaacgCTGTAATTGATTCCACTTCGTATTAGATTCCACGACTTATGtattcaattaataaaacatgtaCTCAATTCCAGTTTCATTACAATATGCATGGAATATGATAATAACATCAAGGTTTGATGTATTTGGAGATTCTTATTTATGAGGATTCATATTAATTGGGTTCTCGTATTCTAAAAGTTCTCAATTAAATCCttattttggtaaaattgagttaataaTGTCCTTGCCGTTAATTGTTGTGAACGGTGTTAACTTTTTTCAATGTGGCATGATGATGTGTCCTTTACTTACGATGTGGCACAATATGAGATTATTACATggatatttatatcattttaaattttaaaatacgtGGATTGACGGTAGAGGCGACGGCGGAGGGGCGGGATGTGACAAGGGCGCGTTTCTTCTTTGTCCCTCCGTTCTGATTTGCGAGGCAAGGAGGAAGCTTCCTTCCCCTCTTCCTTTTCTGTGACTTGTAAAGTGTTTCTGGGTTTCACTTCTAATCTTATTTCCTCTTGTGTTAGAGACATTGTTTGGTTTCTTCTTCAACATCGCATGGTGAGTTATTTTCCCTTGTTCGAAGATTTCTCTCTACTTGGAGCATATCTACGCTCAAAAGGGTTGAATCAGATTTGTAATTTATTGGTCCCTAATGACAACAACTGCAAATTTGAGAATTAGATTATTCCTATTATCCCTCCGTTCTGTTGCGATATTGGGGTTAAGGTTCAGACTGAGAATTTGGATTAATGACCTCTCACTACTGGTGTAGATGTGATGCGAAGATTTCACGTTCTCTGCTTGCttgattttgtgattttgtaATTTGGGATTTGATTGTTCTGTTTGTAGGTTAGCTTCATTAATGGAGTAGAGATGAACAAACTGAAAGAGGTTCACAGTTTGAGGGTTTATTTAGAAGGGTCTTTCGTCCAGCTTCAATTTGATTCTTGCTTGTGTCTAATATGTACTTGTTTTTTCCAATAATGTGGATTTTGAAATGACAACATTTATTATGTTGATGGGCATCTGGTAGTAGGATTCATGTTATATGCTTTTGTGGCAAGTCCTTGTATTGCAAgtgaatattaattttgttctcTGTAAAGAAACATTAACGCCAATCTGGTGCTATTGTGTCTTGGTTTAACAGGTCATTCTTAAGATAATTAAGCATTGTAAGGACCATTCGCCTTCTTTAGTCATTAGGCAACTTCTTGGGTTGGATGTTGGCAGTGTTCTTGAAGTTACCAACTGTTTCCCCTTTCCAGTATGATGTTTCCTTACTGTTTCCTTTTCGTTTCTCCATTTTTGAATCCTTCACCATTGCCCTCCTAAATTCATCGTTGTTTTGGTTGCTAAAAATCGCAGATGAGGGAGGAGGATGAGGAAATTGAAGCTGATGATGCTAATTACCAGCTGGAAATGATTAGATTCCTGAGGGAGGTTAATGTTGACAACAATATTGTTGGATGGTATGTATGATGAAGATACCACTTTTCATATTGATACCTGCGCTTTTAGTGGTTGGTTTAATGTGATGAAATTTTGGTTCAAGACGttcttttttgtaataatttctCCTACTTATGGGATAATTCTTCGAATCCAGGTACCAATCTACATTGCTCGGCTCAGGTGGAGGACAATCTTGAAGTTGCCGGGAGAGAGCAACAAGTGCCTTCTTTACGGACGTTTGGCCTTCCACTTACCATCTTCACTGGTCCTGCTGATAATCAGTGAGTTGGGAAATGTTCCCAACATTAAGCAAAAAATTGCAGTCTGTTCTCTTACTGCATCACAGGTAGCCAAAAGGCAACAGGTAGGAGATGTTGCCGAAGCCATGGAAGCCGCCTAACGCCAAGATCGAAACCGTCATTCGTTCTCCACTCTCACCCTTCCCTCCGTCAAGCTTTCCATTCTCTCTCCGCCACTCACACATTTGCAGCCCTCGTCCTCGACATCTTCTCCACCGACTCCTTCGACGTTGCCGCTGCCGTGAAAACCCTGACAGGAAAAGCACATTCAGGAAAAAGACAAtgctttattttctcttttataattaaataccTAATTGGAAAAAGACAAtgctttattttctcttttataattaaatacctaatccataataattaaattacaccTAATGCAATATCAAGTGTCACGTCATAATTAGTTGCTTCGACATGATACACTAAATTTAACGTCTTTCACTACAATTAACGGCAAGgtcttaattgattcaattttacaaaaaataggGATCTAATTGAGTTCTTTGAAAATACAAGGACCTGATTGACATGAATCCACAAAAATAGAGACCTTCGAAGACATTAAACCTAaccttaaataataaattaattgtttaaatgcttttttggtccctaagttaggtgttaatgttcagtttagtccctcGTTTTAAAATGTGTGAAATCAGTCTTTACTTAGTAAATTTTGCGTCAACGTCGTCCCTCCCGTTAAATAGCCACCAATAGTAttagctttttctttctctttcttctgcTCCTCTGAATTTCTTTGAACACAACAGCTTTTTcagacaactttttttaaaaaacttgttGCGTCAATTTTTGTTGCTAACTATTATCAAACCAAGAcgtttaaattgaataaaaacataCGTCGAACTTCTACTACATAATCTTTTACTGTTATCAACCCAACATTACCCTACTGTTTTAACTCTACTAAACTTCTACTGCATAATCTTCTATTTGCCAACCAACCCCCGAGACCACAACTATGTACTTCCATGTTCCTGGGCTTTCTTCATTCCCATGCAACTCCATTCCCATTCAAGATCACGTAACATTCCCCACATAACACTACATTTATTTATCTATgtatatcaatatatattacataacttttttttttctaagtcaGCCACACAAACAGATATACAAAAATACCTTCAACATTAACACCTAGTGTATATATACATACGTCACAAACTCCCATGCAAAATAACCACTCCAGAAACAAAATAGAACCACAAAATGAGATCACCACTcaacaattataatatagaaAAGATTATCCCTTACATGATTTCCAACAATTTATTCAGTAGGTTCTTCACGTTAAGAATAGCCTTCTCCTCTTCTCTCGAAACTACAGTCCAAACCTTCTTCAAGCATAGATAAACCCTTTCTCTCACGCCGTTGTCCTAATGCGAATTCCTCTTGttttaaaacctaaaactacCTCTTTAAAAATCTTTCTCTCCCCATCCTGAATATTCTATTATACtactaaaatatccttaactttTGACACAAAGAAAACCACCCTAAGTTTCCTTTCTATACTTATAAACTTCCCTAAAATACCCTTCCTAATTAACCATCTCACTTACACATGCAAATTTGCGTTTTGAATCAAACTTCAAGGAAGAGAGTTAAAAAAACGCCTCTGAAACGAATGTGCTACCCAAAataaggagaaaagaaactttttctctctccttctgTACGTACTCTACCTACAAGGGGAAAGAGATTAAATCTCAACTCCTAAACATTAACACttaatttaggaaaaaaaaaaattaaacctaaattaataatattattaatattaatattaatattaatattaaaaagtagtaaaaatgaatgaataagtACATAAATCAGTGTCCCATTTTTTTATCCGATTCTAAAGTGACTTGTATTCAATTCCTTTAGTCATGTATCCGATTCCAACCTATTGCATTGCAATGACAGTAACCGATTTGAGGAATGAGCAACCGATTCCACCATGAGTTTTGCTTTGTGGTAAATTATAttcttagaaaaataaattttaaatgtaattattttactttacttaagtacaaatttattttattttcataattagttttgatttttttcctctttataatattttttactaataaatatattattaaaaaatatcattttatattactattactattaaggacattttgataatttattttttattaattaatatatttttttatctgtcacaTCAGTCAAATCCtatataaaatttcacaaactttacttctaaaaCCACTTTCAATCACCTCTAAATTCCTTAAAAAAACAAGACTCAATTTACGTTCAAATATACTCTAACTTATCTACTtcctctccctcaaatccatccTTCCAAATTAACACATCCTTAGTGAATATATAAGCAAGTTGCAAAAAGTAGTGGTGATTATTCCTTCCTTTTCCACTTTGCAGcgaaaatatttgatattgaagTGTTTGGTTTGTCCATTAAAAATAGGGTTCTTTGAAATAGAAATAGATGATTGATTATCACTACTTTAGTGTATCTCTCTTGCTTCATATTCAAATCTACTTATTAACCATAAAGCTCGATTCACCCTTGTACTAGTTGTAgtgaattcatattttattgtaGATTGTGCCATCATATTGTATTTTTTCAGCACCATGTGAATGTACATGATCCGAACAAGAAACAGTGGTTTGAAGTGTTCTTTTAAGTCATGAAGAGAACCTTAGTTGTTATTATCAGAATATCCTTACAATACAAAATTCTGACTTGTTCAAAATTTCATTCCAAAATTTAGTGTCCCTTTCACATATACTTGAGGACATTTTTAG from Vigna radiata var. radiata cultivar VC1973A chromosome 9, Vradiata_ver6, whole genome shotgun sequence carries:
- the LOC111242573 gene encoding eukaryotic translation initiation factor 3 subunit H-like: MVILKIIKHCKDHSPSLVIRQLLGLDVGSVLEVTNCFPFPMREEDEEIEADDANYQLEMIRFLREVNVDNNIVGWYQSTLLGSGGGQS